The following proteins are encoded in a genomic region of Armatimonadota bacterium:
- a CDS encoding sulfide-dependent adenosine diphosphate thiazole synthase — translation MAEKPRTFAAVGEKEVTRAIIGQFSRQFMDYVDSDVIIVGGGPSGLMAGRELAAQGYRTFIIERNNYLGGGFWIGGYLMNKLTVRAPGQEVLDELGVPYEEATPGLYVADGPHACSKLIAAACDAGVKIASLTVFDDIVLREGNRVAGAVVNWTPVAAMPREITCVDPIALESKVVIDATGHDAQVARKLEARGLLKTVGFGAMWVERSEDLIVEHTGEAHPGLVVCGMAVSTVYGLPRMGPTFGAMLLSGKRAAQVAAEMLGARS, via the coding sequence ATGGCTGAGAAACCGAGGACCTTCGCAGCGGTAGGCGAGAAAGAGGTTACGCGGGCCATCATCGGCCAGTTTTCGCGGCAGTTCATGGACTATGTTGACAGCGACGTCATCATCGTCGGCGGCGGGCCCTCGGGGCTGATGGCGGGGCGCGAGCTGGCGGCCCAGGGCTACCGCACTTTCATCATCGAGCGCAACAACTACCTGGGGGGCGGGTTCTGGATCGGCGGCTACCTGATGAACAAGCTGACCGTGCGCGCGCCGGGGCAGGAGGTGCTCGACGAGCTGGGCGTGCCCTACGAGGAGGCGACGCCGGGATTGTATGTCGCGGACGGCCCGCACGCCTGCTCCAAGCTGATCGCGGCGGCGTGTGACGCCGGGGTCAAGATCGCCAGCCTGACGGTGTTCGACGACATCGTGCTGCGCGAGGGCAACCGGGTGGCGGGGGCGGTGGTCAACTGGACGCCGGTGGCGGCGATGCCGCGCGAGATCACCTGCGTGGACCCCATCGCCCTGGAGTCGAAGGTGGTGATTGACGCCACCGGACACGACGCGCAGGTGGCGCGCAAGCTGGAGGCGCGCGGGCTGCTGAAGACGGTGGGCTTCGGCGCGATGTGGGTCGAGCGCAGCGAGGACCTCATCGTCGAGCACACCGGCGAGGCGCATCCCGGCCTCGTCGTATGCGGGATGGCGGTATCCACCGTCTATGGGCTGCCGCGCATGGGCCCGACCTTCGGCGCCATGCTGCTGTCGGGCAAGCGCGCGGCGCAGGTGGCGGCGGAGATGCTGGGCGCACGATCGTAG
- the larE gene encoding ATP-dependent sacrificial sulfur transferase LarE codes for MDETHAKLERLRLILREMSGALIAYSGGVDSTFLLKVAAQALAADRVLAVTASAETYPAQELEAATALAQQLGVRHQVIATSELGIPGFSDNPPNRCYYCKQELFSKLLQVARERGLDWVCDGSNRDDEGDWRPGMEAARELGVRSPLQEAGLTKSEIRALSRELGLPTWDKPSYACLASRFPYGQRITAEELVKVDAAESFLRGLGFRQVRVRHHGEIARLEVAPEELDRLLDPALREQVVQRLMELGYSYVAADLRGYRSGSMNEPLAGQAQGGMGS; via the coding sequence ATGGACGAAACTCACGCCAAACTGGAGCGCCTGCGCCTGATCCTGCGCGAGATGAGCGGCGCGCTCATCGCCTACTCGGGGGGGGTGGACAGCACCTTTCTGCTCAAGGTCGCGGCGCAGGCGCTGGCGGCCGACCGCGTGCTGGCGGTCACCGCCAGCGCCGAGACCTATCCCGCCCAGGAGCTCGAAGCCGCGACCGCATTAGCCCAGCAACTCGGCGTCCGCCACCAGGTGATCGCGACCTCGGAGCTGGGGATTCCCGGTTTCTCGGACAATCCCCCCAATCGCTGCTACTACTGCAAGCAGGAGCTCTTCAGCAAGCTGCTGCAGGTGGCGCGAGAGCGGGGGCTGGACTGGGTCTGCGACGGCTCCAACCGTGACGATGAGGGCGACTGGCGCCCCGGCATGGAGGCCGCGCGCGAGCTGGGGGTGCGCAGCCCCCTGCAGGAGGCGGGGCTGACCAAGAGCGAGATCCGGGCCCTCTCGCGCGAGCTGGGGCTGCCGACGTGGGACAAGCCGTCCTATGCCTGCCTGGCCTCGCGCTTCCCCTACGGCCAGCGGATCACCGCCGAGGAACTGGTCAAGGTGGATGCGGCGGAATCGTTCCTGCGCGGGCTCGGCTTTCGCCAGGTGCGAGTGCGACACCACGGCGAGATCGCGCGCCTGGAGGTGGCGCCGGAGGAACTCGACCGCCTGCTCGATCCGGCGCTGCGGGAACAGGTCGTGCAGCGGCTGATGGAGCTCGGCTACAGCTACGTCGCCGCCGACCTGCGCGGCTACCGCAGCGGGAGCATGAACGAGCCGCTGGCCGGGCAGGCGCAGGGCGGGATGGGAAGCTAG